In one window of Brassica rapa cultivar Chiifu-401-42 chromosome A07, CAAS_Brap_v3.01, whole genome shotgun sequence DNA:
- the LOC103828162 gene encoding transcription activator GLK1 isoform X1, whose product MLALSPERNSTRDDGESEFLATSCGFSINPEEDFPEFAIHGDLLDIIDFDDLFGVAGDVLPDLEMDPEILGGDLSVHVNASSTITTTTSSSEKTESQGKANNKKGISGKGEEVVSKRDHNETPLAETVVNYDGDSGRKRKHSSTGSTKSNPISNNEGKRKVKKVDWTPELHRRFVEAVEKLGLEKAVPSRILELMGVHCLTRHNVASHLQKYRSHRKHLVAREAEAANWTRKRHIYGLDSTGANANGRNRNGWLAPAPTLGYPPPPPAAVASPSVHHHHFRPLHVWGHPTVDQSVMPHVWPKHLSPPSTAMATPPFWVSDTPYWPRSHNGTTPYLPTVATRFTTPPVAGIPQALPSHHMVYNYKPDHGFGGPRSLVDLHPSKESVDAAIGDVLTRPWLPLPLGLKPPAVDGVITELHRHGISDVPPAASCA is encoded by the exons ATGTTAGCTCTCTCTCCGGAAAGGAACTCCACAAGAGATGATGGAGAGTCAGAGTTC CTTGCAACGTCGTGTGGATTCAGCATCAACCCCGAGGAGGACTTCCCGGAGTTCGCTATCCACGGAGATCTTCTCGACATCATCGACTTCGATGATCTGTTCGGCGTCGCCGGAGATGTGCTTCCTGACTTGGAGATGGACCCTGAGATCCTAGGCGGAGATTTATCCGTTCACGTGAACGCTTCGTCGACGATTACTACTACAACGTCGTCGTCGGAGAAGACTGAGAGTCAAGGGAAGGCTAATAACAAAAAGGGTATTTCGGGAAAAGGTGAAGAAGTCGTCAGCAAAAGAGATCATAACGAGACTCCTTTGGCGGAGACGGTGGTGAACTATGACGGTGACAGTGGCCGTAAAAGGAAACACTCCTCAACTGGCTCTACCAAGAGCAATCCAATCAGTAACAACGAAGGGAAGCGAAAGGTGAAG AAGGTGGATTGGACACCAGAGCTACACAGGAGATTTGTGGAGGCAGTGGAAAAGTTGGGACTGGAGAAAGCTGTTCCTTCTCGTATTCTGGAGCTTATGGGTGTCCACTGCCTCACTCGTCACAACGTCGCTAGCCACCTCCAA AAGTATAGgtctcatcggaaacatttgGTAGCTCGTGAGGCCGAAGCGGCTAATTGGACACGCAAACGCCATATCTACGGGTTAGACAGCACCGGAGCTAATGCTAATGGTCGGAATAGAAACGGATGGCTCGCACCGGCACCCACTCTCGGGTATCCGCCTCCGCCGCCCGCAGCTGTGGCGTCGCCATCTGTCCACCATCATCATTTTAGACCGTTGCATGTGTGGGGACATCCCACGGTTGACCAGTCTGTCATGCCGCACGTGTGGCCCAAACACTTGTCTCCTCCGTCCACTGCCATGGCTACTCCACCGTTTTGGGTCTCGGATACTCCCTACTGGCCTAGA AGTCATAACGGGACGACTCCGTATTTGCCGACCGTAGCTACG AGGTTTACGACACCGCCTGTTGCTGGAATCCCACAGGCTCTGCCGTCACATCACATGGTATACAACTACAAACCAGATCATGGTTTTGGTGGTCCTCGTTCTCTGGTGGACTTACATCCG tcAAAAGAGAGCGTAGATGCAGCCATAGGAGATGTACTGACGAGGCCATGGCTGCCACTTCCGTTGGGGTTGAAGCCACCAGCTGTTGACGGCGTTATAACGGAGCTTCACCGTCACGGTATCTCCGATGTTCCTCCAGCCGCGTCTTGTGCCTGA
- the LOC103828162 gene encoding transcription activator GLK1 isoform X2, translated as MLALSPERNSTRDDGESEFLATSCGFSINPEEDFPEFAIHGDLLDIIDFDDLFGVAGDVLPDLEMDPEILGGDLSVHVNASSTITTTTSSSEKTESQGKANNKKGISGKGEEVVSKRDHNETPLAETVVNYDGDSGRKRKHSSTGSTKSNPISNNEGKRKVKVDWTPELHRRFVEAVEKLGLEKAVPSRILELMGVHCLTRHNVASHLQKYRSHRKHLVAREAEAANWTRKRHIYGLDSTGANANGRNRNGWLAPAPTLGYPPPPPAAVASPSVHHHHFRPLHVWGHPTVDQSVMPHVWPKHLSPPSTAMATPPFWVSDTPYWPRSHNGTTPYLPTVATRFTTPPVAGIPQALPSHHMVYNYKPDHGFGGPRSLVDLHPSKESVDAAIGDVLTRPWLPLPLGLKPPAVDGVITELHRHGISDVPPAASCA; from the exons ATGTTAGCTCTCTCTCCGGAAAGGAACTCCACAAGAGATGATGGAGAGTCAGAGTTC CTTGCAACGTCGTGTGGATTCAGCATCAACCCCGAGGAGGACTTCCCGGAGTTCGCTATCCACGGAGATCTTCTCGACATCATCGACTTCGATGATCTGTTCGGCGTCGCCGGAGATGTGCTTCCTGACTTGGAGATGGACCCTGAGATCCTAGGCGGAGATTTATCCGTTCACGTGAACGCTTCGTCGACGATTACTACTACAACGTCGTCGTCGGAGAAGACTGAGAGTCAAGGGAAGGCTAATAACAAAAAGGGTATTTCGGGAAAAGGTGAAGAAGTCGTCAGCAAAAGAGATCATAACGAGACTCCTTTGGCGGAGACGGTGGTGAACTATGACGGTGACAGTGGCCGTAAAAGGAAACACTCCTCAACTGGCTCTACCAAGAGCAATCCAATCAGTAACAACGAAGGGAAGCGAAAGGTGAAG GTGGATTGGACACCAGAGCTACACAGGAGATTTGTGGAGGCAGTGGAAAAGTTGGGACTGGAGAAAGCTGTTCCTTCTCGTATTCTGGAGCTTATGGGTGTCCACTGCCTCACTCGTCACAACGTCGCTAGCCACCTCCAA AAGTATAGgtctcatcggaaacatttgGTAGCTCGTGAGGCCGAAGCGGCTAATTGGACACGCAAACGCCATATCTACGGGTTAGACAGCACCGGAGCTAATGCTAATGGTCGGAATAGAAACGGATGGCTCGCACCGGCACCCACTCTCGGGTATCCGCCTCCGCCGCCCGCAGCTGTGGCGTCGCCATCTGTCCACCATCATCATTTTAGACCGTTGCATGTGTGGGGACATCCCACGGTTGACCAGTCTGTCATGCCGCACGTGTGGCCCAAACACTTGTCTCCTCCGTCCACTGCCATGGCTACTCCACCGTTTTGGGTCTCGGATACTCCCTACTGGCCTAGA AGTCATAACGGGACGACTCCGTATTTGCCGACCGTAGCTACG AGGTTTACGACACCGCCTGTTGCTGGAATCCCACAGGCTCTGCCGTCACATCACATGGTATACAACTACAAACCAGATCATGGTTTTGGTGGTCCTCGTTCTCTGGTGGACTTACATCCG tcAAAAGAGAGCGTAGATGCAGCCATAGGAGATGTACTGACGAGGCCATGGCTGCCACTTCCGTTGGGGTTGAAGCCACCAGCTGTTGACGGCGTTATAACGGAGCTTCACCGTCACGGTATCTCCGATGTTCCTCCAGCCGCGTCTTGTGCCTGA
- the LOC103828162 gene encoding transcription activator GLK1 isoform X4, protein MLALSPERNSTRDDGESEFLATSCGFSINPEEDFPEFAIHGDLLDIIDFDDLFGVAGDVLPDLEMDPEILGGDLSVHVNASSTITTTTSSSEKTESQGKANNKKGISGKGEEVVSKRDHNETPLAETVVNYDGDSGRKRKHSSTGSTKSNPISNNEGKRKVDWTPELHRRFVEAVEKLGLEKAVPSRILELMGVHCLTRHNVASHLQKYRSHRKHLVAREAEAANWTRKRHIYGLDSTGANANGRNRNGWLAPAPTLGYPPPPPAAVASPSVHHHHFRPLHVWGHPTVDQSVMPHVWPKHLSPPSTAMATPPFWVSDTPYWPRSHNGTTPYLPTVATRFTTPPVAGIPQALPSHHMVYNYKPDHGFGGPRSLVDLHPSKESVDAAIGDVLTRPWLPLPLGLKPPAVDGVITELHRHGISDVPPAASCA, encoded by the exons ATGTTAGCTCTCTCTCCGGAAAGGAACTCCACAAGAGATGATGGAGAGTCAGAGTTC CTTGCAACGTCGTGTGGATTCAGCATCAACCCCGAGGAGGACTTCCCGGAGTTCGCTATCCACGGAGATCTTCTCGACATCATCGACTTCGATGATCTGTTCGGCGTCGCCGGAGATGTGCTTCCTGACTTGGAGATGGACCCTGAGATCCTAGGCGGAGATTTATCCGTTCACGTGAACGCTTCGTCGACGATTACTACTACAACGTCGTCGTCGGAGAAGACTGAGAGTCAAGGGAAGGCTAATAACAAAAAGGGTATTTCGGGAAAAGGTGAAGAAGTCGTCAGCAAAAGAGATCATAACGAGACTCCTTTGGCGGAGACGGTGGTGAACTATGACGGTGACAGTGGCCGTAAAAGGAAACACTCCTCAACTGGCTCTACCAAGAGCAATCCAATCAGTAACAACGAAGGGAAGCGAAAG GTGGATTGGACACCAGAGCTACACAGGAGATTTGTGGAGGCAGTGGAAAAGTTGGGACTGGAGAAAGCTGTTCCTTCTCGTATTCTGGAGCTTATGGGTGTCCACTGCCTCACTCGTCACAACGTCGCTAGCCACCTCCAA AAGTATAGgtctcatcggaaacatttgGTAGCTCGTGAGGCCGAAGCGGCTAATTGGACACGCAAACGCCATATCTACGGGTTAGACAGCACCGGAGCTAATGCTAATGGTCGGAATAGAAACGGATGGCTCGCACCGGCACCCACTCTCGGGTATCCGCCTCCGCCGCCCGCAGCTGTGGCGTCGCCATCTGTCCACCATCATCATTTTAGACCGTTGCATGTGTGGGGACATCCCACGGTTGACCAGTCTGTCATGCCGCACGTGTGGCCCAAACACTTGTCTCCTCCGTCCACTGCCATGGCTACTCCACCGTTTTGGGTCTCGGATACTCCCTACTGGCCTAGA AGTCATAACGGGACGACTCCGTATTTGCCGACCGTAGCTACG AGGTTTACGACACCGCCTGTTGCTGGAATCCCACAGGCTCTGCCGTCACATCACATGGTATACAACTACAAACCAGATCATGGTTTTGGTGGTCCTCGTTCTCTGGTGGACTTACATCCG tcAAAAGAGAGCGTAGATGCAGCCATAGGAGATGTACTGACGAGGCCATGGCTGCCACTTCCGTTGGGGTTGAAGCCACCAGCTGTTGACGGCGTTATAACGGAGCTTCACCGTCACGGTATCTCCGATGTTCCTCCAGCCGCGTCTTGTGCCTGA
- the LOC103828162 gene encoding transcription activator GLK1 isoform X3, with product MLALSPERNSTRDDGESEFLATSCGFSINPEEDFPEFAIHGDLLDIIDFDDLFGVAGDVLPDLEMDPEILGGDLSVHVNASSTITTTTSSSEKTESQGKANNKKGISGKGEEVVSKRDHNETPLAETVVNYDGDSGRKRKHSSTGSTKSNPISNNEGKRKKVDWTPELHRRFVEAVEKLGLEKAVPSRILELMGVHCLTRHNVASHLQKYRSHRKHLVAREAEAANWTRKRHIYGLDSTGANANGRNRNGWLAPAPTLGYPPPPPAAVASPSVHHHHFRPLHVWGHPTVDQSVMPHVWPKHLSPPSTAMATPPFWVSDTPYWPRSHNGTTPYLPTVATRFTTPPVAGIPQALPSHHMVYNYKPDHGFGGPRSLVDLHPSKESVDAAIGDVLTRPWLPLPLGLKPPAVDGVITELHRHGISDVPPAASCA from the exons ATGTTAGCTCTCTCTCCGGAAAGGAACTCCACAAGAGATGATGGAGAGTCAGAGTTC CTTGCAACGTCGTGTGGATTCAGCATCAACCCCGAGGAGGACTTCCCGGAGTTCGCTATCCACGGAGATCTTCTCGACATCATCGACTTCGATGATCTGTTCGGCGTCGCCGGAGATGTGCTTCCTGACTTGGAGATGGACCCTGAGATCCTAGGCGGAGATTTATCCGTTCACGTGAACGCTTCGTCGACGATTACTACTACAACGTCGTCGTCGGAGAAGACTGAGAGTCAAGGGAAGGCTAATAACAAAAAGGGTATTTCGGGAAAAGGTGAAGAAGTCGTCAGCAAAAGAGATCATAACGAGACTCCTTTGGCGGAGACGGTGGTGAACTATGACGGTGACAGTGGCCGTAAAAGGAAACACTCCTCAACTGGCTCTACCAAGAGCAATCCAATCAGTAACAACGAAGGGAAGCGAAAG AAGGTGGATTGGACACCAGAGCTACACAGGAGATTTGTGGAGGCAGTGGAAAAGTTGGGACTGGAGAAAGCTGTTCCTTCTCGTATTCTGGAGCTTATGGGTGTCCACTGCCTCACTCGTCACAACGTCGCTAGCCACCTCCAA AAGTATAGgtctcatcggaaacatttgGTAGCTCGTGAGGCCGAAGCGGCTAATTGGACACGCAAACGCCATATCTACGGGTTAGACAGCACCGGAGCTAATGCTAATGGTCGGAATAGAAACGGATGGCTCGCACCGGCACCCACTCTCGGGTATCCGCCTCCGCCGCCCGCAGCTGTGGCGTCGCCATCTGTCCACCATCATCATTTTAGACCGTTGCATGTGTGGGGACATCCCACGGTTGACCAGTCTGTCATGCCGCACGTGTGGCCCAAACACTTGTCTCCTCCGTCCACTGCCATGGCTACTCCACCGTTTTGGGTCTCGGATACTCCCTACTGGCCTAGA AGTCATAACGGGACGACTCCGTATTTGCCGACCGTAGCTACG AGGTTTACGACACCGCCTGTTGCTGGAATCCCACAGGCTCTGCCGTCACATCACATGGTATACAACTACAAACCAGATCATGGTTTTGGTGGTCCTCGTTCTCTGGTGGACTTACATCCG tcAAAAGAGAGCGTAGATGCAGCCATAGGAGATGTACTGACGAGGCCATGGCTGCCACTTCCGTTGGGGTTGAAGCCACCAGCTGTTGACGGCGTTATAACGGAGCTTCACCGTCACGGTATCTCCGATGTTCCTCCAGCCGCGTCTTGTGCCTGA
- the LOC103828165 gene encoding signaling peptide TAXIMIN 2, giving the protein MGECRPLGFLLGLPFALVALLLSLVGAVIWIIGTILSCLCPCCFCFAALANFAVDLIKLPVKVLRWFTHSIPC; this is encoded by the exons ATGGGAGAATGTAGGCCACTTGGTTTCTTGTTGGGGCTACCATTTGCACTTGTCGCTCTCCTTCTATCTCTTGTTGGTGCTGTCATCTGGATCATTGG GACGATACTGAGTTGTTTGTGCCCATGTTGCTTCTGTTTTGCTGCGTTGGCTAACTTCGCCGTGGATCTCATCAAACTTCCTGTCAAAGTCCTCCGTTGGTTCACCCACTCCATCCCTTGTTAA
- the LOC103828167 gene encoding shikimate O-hydroxycinnamoyltransferase, which produces MKINIRDSTMVRPAGETPSTYLWNSNVDLVIPRFHTPSVYFYRPTGASNFFDPGVMKEALAKALVPFYPMAGRLKRDDDGRIEIDCNAAGVLFVVADTPSLIDDFGDFAPTLDLRQLIPDVDHSPGIHSFPLLVLQVTYFKCGGASLGVGMQHHAADGFSGLHFINTWSDMARGLDLTIPPFIDRTLLRARDPPQPAFDHVEYQPAPSMKIPLDPSKSSPDSTTVSIFKLSRDQLVSLKAKAKEDGNTVSYSSYEMLAGHVWRSVGKARGLPDDQETKLYIATDGRSRLRPQLPPGYFGNVIFTATPLAVAGDLLSKPTWYAAGLIHDVLARMDDNYLRSALDYLEMQPDLSALVRGAHTYKCPNLGITSWVRLPIYDADFGWGRPIFMGPGGIPYEGLSFVVPSPTNDGSLSVAIALQTEHMKLFEKYLYEI; this is translated from the exons atgaaAATAAACATCCGCGATTCCACCATGGTCCGGCCCGCCGGCGAGACCCCCTCCACTTACCTGTGGAACTCGAACGTTGACCTGGTCATCCCGAGGTTCCACACTCCGAGCGTCTACTTCTACAGACCCACCGGCGCCTCCAATTTCTTCGACCCTGGGGTGATGAAGGAGGCCCTCGCCAAGGCCCTGGTCCCTTTCTACCCCATGGCTGGCCGCTTGAAGAGGGACGACGATGGTCGTATCGAGATCGACTGCAACGCCGCCGGTGTTCTCTTCGTCGTCGCCGATACTCCCTCCCTCATCGACGACTTCGGAGACTTCGCTCCCACCCTCGACCTCCGCCAGCTTATCCCCGACGTTGATCACTCCCCTGGCATTCATTCCTTCCCGCTCCTCGTTCTCCAg GTGACCTATTTTAAATGTGGTGGAGCTTCTCTTGGTGTTGGTATGCAACACCACGCCGCCGACGGTTTCTCCGGTCTCCATTTCATCAACACCTGGTCTGATATGGCTCGCGGTCTCGACCTTACCATTCCCCCTTTCATTGACCGCACCCTCCTCCGCGCCAGGGACCCTCCTCAGCCTGCTTTCGATCACGTTGAGTACCAGCCTGCCCCCTCCATGAAGATCCCTCTCGATCCTTCCAAGTCATCCCCTGACAGTACCACCGTCTCCATCTTCAAATTATCTCGCGACCAGCTTGTTTCCCTCAAGGCTAAAGCCAAGGAGGACGGCAACACGGTTAGCTACAGCTCCTACGAGATGTTGGCTGGTCATGTGTGGAGGTCTGTGGGTAAGGCCCGCGGGCTTCCGGACGATCAGGAGACCAAACTGTACATTGCTACCGATGGAAGGTCAAGACTGCGTCCTCAGCTGCCCCCTGGTTACTTTGGCAACGTCATATTCACTGCCACACCTTTGGCCGTTGCGGGGGATCTGCTGTCAAAGCCAACCTGGTATGCTGCTGGACTGATCCATGATGTTTTGGCTCGCATGGACGATAACTATCTGAGGTCAGCTCTCGACTACCTGGAGATGCAGCCTGATCTCTCAGCCCTGGTCCGAGGTGCACATACCTACAAGTGTCCAAACTTGGGAATCACGAGCTGGGTCAGGTTACCAATTTACGATGCAGACTTTGGTTGGGGGCGTCCTATATTtatgggacctggtggaatcCCATACGAGGGTTTGTCGTTTGTGGTACCAAGTCCTACAAATGATGGCAGCTTATCCGTGGCCATTGCTCTCCAAACTGAACACATGAAACTGTTTGAGAAGTATTTGTACGAGATATGA